A DNA window from Impatiens glandulifera chromosome 7, dImpGla2.1, whole genome shotgun sequence contains the following coding sequences:
- the LOC124945714 gene encoding polyadenylate-binding protein 2-like, whose protein sequence is MDQDQEHEVYGGEIPDVGDMDTDLEMARTEEEDPSSKELEDMKKRLKEIEEEAGALREMQAKVEKEMGAGQDSSASATQAEKEEVDSRSIYVGNVDYGCTPEEVQQHFQSCGTVNRVTILTDKFGQPKGFAYVEFVEQEAIPNAILLNESELHGRQLKVSAKRTNVPGLKQFRGRRANPYFGFRGRTPFMPPPFYAPYGYGRVPRYRRPMRFRPY, encoded by the exons ATGGACCAAGACCAGGAGCATGAAGTGTACGGAGGTGAGATACCCGATGTAGGAGATATGGATACTGATTTGGAGATggctaggactgaagaagaggaCCCCAGTTCCAAG GAATTGGAGGATATGAAGAAGAGACTTaaggaaattgaagaagaagctgGTGCTCTTCGTGAAATGCAGGCCAAAGTCGAGAAGGAAATGGGAGCTGGTCAAG ACTCCAGTGCTTCTGCAACCCAAGCAGAAAAGGAGGAAGTTGATTCACGGTCAATCTATGTTGGCAAT GTAGACTATGGTTGTACACCCGAGGAAGTTCAACAACATTTCCAGTCCTGTGGCACCGTAAACAGGGTCACAATTTTAACAGATAAGTTTGGTCAACCTAAAGGATTTGCTTATGTTGAGTTTGTGGAACAAGAGGCTATCCCAAATGCTATCCTACTAAATGAGTCTGAATTGCATGGCCGCCAGTTGAAG GTGTCGGCTAAACGGACCAATGTCCCTGGGCTGAAACAATTTCGTGGAAGACGGGCTAACCCTTATTTTGGTTTCAGAGGCAGGACGCCTTTCATGCCCCCTCCTTTCTATGCTCCTTATGGATATGG GAGGGTCCCTAGGTACAGGAGACCGATGCGATTCAGGCCATATTGA